From the genome of Candidatus Manganitrophaceae bacterium, one region includes:
- a CDS encoding copper resistance protein CopC, producing MLLTRVIVKRFLLSLSLGLIFTIGAWGHVFPVRSDPKVGSEINEPPTLVRIWFDGPLEAVFSEMKLFDAEGDRIDQGKGKVVLNDPTLLSLPLQQLAAGLYQVRWTVVAKDGHRSEGDFSFRIR from the coding sequence ATGTTATTAACCCGTGTGATTGTAAAAAGGTTTCTTCTTTCACTTTCTTTGGGGCTTATTTTCACGATAGGGGCCTGGGGCCATGTGTTCCCGGTTCGTTCAGACCCGAAAGTCGGTTCTGAGATCAACGAACCCCCGACCTTGGTCAGGATTTGGTTCGATGGCCCTCTGGAAGCTGTTTTCAGCGAGATGAAGCTTTTTGACGCTGAAGGGGACCGCATCGACCAAGGGAAGGGGAAAGTGGTTTTAAATGATCCCACCCTCTTGTCTCTCCCTCTCCAACAATTGGCGGCTGGCTTATACCAGGTTCGCTGGACGGTGGTTGCCAAGGATGGGCATCGATCTGAAGGAGATTTCTCCTTTCGGATAAGGTAA